The Paenibacillus sp. 37 sequence TCGCCATTTTTTTCCAATACGTAGAATCCTCTTCAAATTTAGGATCGTTCACATATTGTTTCAGTAAATGTGACCATGCCTGAAACGAGTCTGTCTTATCCGGTGAGACAGGTGATTTACCCGCTTCTATTTGATCATAAATCTCATGTAAATCATCTAAGATGATACGCCATGATACACCGTCTATAATGAGATGATGTGCAATAAGAAGTAAATAATCTCCAGCGTTAGTTTGGAATAACCCTACTCGAAACAAGGGCGGGTTATCTAATTGAAAACTACTTTGCAGTTTGTTGGCTTCTTCTCGAATGCGCTCGTGTAGTTCTACTTCGTCTCTAAAATCGAATATGTTGAATACAGTACTTGTGTCAATGACTTCTTCATATTTAAGTTCAAATGAATTTCTTTCTGTTTGACAACTTATTCTTAAAGCATCGTGCTGAGCAACTAAGTAAGACAAACTATCGCTTAAATATTTCGGATTGTATCCACTTTTCTTGCAAGTCATGATAGCTTGGTTCCAATGCTCTGGTTGATCAAATTCTTGTTCAAAAAACCAGCTTTGAATTGGTGTTGGTAGTATAGAACCTGCAACATTCTGAGCTGCTTTCCGTTCTAACGCTTTGACGTATTTCACCACGTCTTCTAAAATCGGATGCTTGAATAAATGTCTCGTCTCTAAATTCAATCGTTTCTTGTACAATCGAGCATTAATTTGAATAGCTTTTATGGAATCCCCACCAAGCTCAAAGAAGTGATCGTCGACGCTGACTTGGCTGACTCCCAGCACTTCCTGCCAAATTTCCACCATGTCTTCTTCCATTTGAGTTCTTGGTGCCACATAAGATGTTCTTGCTGCCTTCGCCTCTTCCGGCTCCGGCAGTGCCTTTTTATCTACCTTTCCATTCGACGTCAGCGGTAACTGGCTCATAATGACGATTCGGCTAGGCACCATATATTCAGGCAGGATTCTCAGTAAACCACTTCTCAGTTGTGATCCGGTTGTTCCCTCTTCTACGGGTACGCAGTAAGCACACAGGTATACTTGCTCCTCCTGATCTTTCCGTGGCACAACCACCGCCTCACGCACACCATCCATCTGGTCCAGCGCAGCTTCGATTTCACCAATTTCAATGCGGTATCCGCGAATTTTCAACTGATCATCTTTCCGACCAAGGTACTCCAGAGTTCCATCCGGCAACCAACGCGCGAAGTCTCCGGTCTTATACATCCGTTCCCCAGGTTTATTCGGGTGAGTTACAAACTTCTCCGCCGTGAGCTCTGCTCGATTTAGATACCCGCGAGCAAGGCCGATCCCGGCTATACACAGTTCCCCGACGACGCCAATGGGTTGCATCCGTCCGGCCTCATCTATGATATAAATTTCCGTATTATCGATGGGACCACCAATCGGTACAGATCCTTGCGTTTGACCAGCAGGTCTTTGCCACATGGTTGCATATACTGTACTTTCGGTAGGTCCATAGGCGTTGAAATAAGTGATTCCTTTGGTGTGCTCCAACAAACTTTCGGTCGCAGCGGATCCCGCTGTAATCAGCATCCGCAGTTTGGGTAGGTGCTGAACATCAACATACAGTGCAAAACCCGGTGGCAAGGTCGCTATCGTCACCTGTTTCTCCGCCATCCATTGAGTTAGTTTCCATGCATCCCGCACCGTTTCACGGTCTGGCATACATAACACGCCGCCTGATAACAAACTTTGCACAATTTCTGCTACCGATACATCGAAAGAAATGCTCGCAAATTGAAGAATACGTTCCGAAGGAGTGATATTCATTTGATTACGTAATGCTTGTCTTAAATTCACAACACCTCGATGCTCTACCATCACACCTTTTGGCTTTCCAGTCGATCCCGATGTATAGATGACATAAGCGATATCTCCAGCTGCATTCGTTCGCATCGGATTGACTACTTCTTCCGCTTCTTCGGCCAATGCTTCCATACAAACGCTGCTCACACCATGCTGAGTGACCCGTTCTTCAAGATGGCTTTGCGTCAACACCACGTCCACGCCACTATCCATCAGCATATAGGCAATGCGTTCTTCTGGATAATCAGGATCCAGCGGAACGTAAGCCCCTCCTGCTTTCCAAACCCCTAGAATTCCTGCAATCAACTCGACCGACCGATCTGCCATAATGCCGACGAGACGTCCTGCGCCAATGCCCGTTGCTTGCAAATGCCAAGCCACTCGATTCGCCAACCGATTCAATTCATCATACGTCCAACAAGTTTCATTGAAGATCAGTGCGGTTGCTTTCGGTCTTTCTGCCACCTGTTCTTCAAACCAGTCTGCTGCCGTTTTCTCGATATCTAACGGAACTTCCGTGCGATTAAATCGATGTAGCTCTTCCCGTTCAGGCTCGGATATCATTTCGATGGCCCCGATAGTTAGCTCCATTTCAGATGCAATCTCCTGAAGGAGTTTTAACCAGTGATCCCCCATCCGCTGTACGGTCGTTCGATCAAACAGCTGACTTGCATATTCTAAGCCAAAGACAATACCCACATCGGTTTCCCAGGCTTCTAAAGTTAAATCAAACTTAGAAATACTCCATTCAATCTCTAATGGATCCAGTTTTAATTCAGACAAACCCCAATCACCTATAGCTGTGTTTTGCATCGAAAATAAAGCATCAAACAGAGGGTTACGGCTCGCATCCCGTCTAACTTCCAGCTTTTCTACCAACCGATCAAAGGCGTACTCCTGATTTTCATAGGCTTGTAACAATGTTGTCTTCACTTCCGACAAGAACGCAGTGAATGTTTTCTCTCTTGTTGGTGCTCCCCGCAGAGCTAGCGTGTTTACGAACATACCTAACATCTGTTCCGTATCAGCGTGACGACGCCCAGCAATAGTGGTACCCACTACGATGTCTTCTTGACCACTGTAGCGGGTTAACCACACTTGGAACGCGGCCATGAGTACCATGTACAGTGTACTGCCACTCTTCGCTGCCAGTTCTTGCAGTCGATCTGTTGTTTCTTTTTCCAATTCGAATGTGATTCGGTCACCTTCAAAGCTTTGCACCAGTGGACGCGGTCGATCAAGAGGAAGTTCCAGTATGGGAAGCTCTCCGGATAATTGATCCAGCCAGTAAGATTCCTGATCTTTCATGGACTCACTATCCATTTGTGCCTGTTCCCACGCCGCGTAATCCTTGTAGCTCAGCTCTAGCGGTTCTAGAGTTTCGCCCCTATATATCCGGGACAGTTCATCCCAAAATAATGCCGTAGATACTCCATCTGAAATAATATGGTGCATGTCCATCACTAATACATAATCCGACTGCCCCTGTTCCGCAAGCCAAGTTCGCATGAGTGGAGCTTGTTGTAAATCGAATGGCTGGATGAGTTCACTCAGTTTCTGACGCAGGGAACTCCCTAACTTCTCGCTGGCCTCCAACTGCCCGAGCCGCTCTAACCGGTACGGGACGTTCTCATGGATGATCTGCAGCGGCTCGCCGTCGACCCATGTAAATGAAGTACGCAAAGCTTCGTGTCTTTCGACCATCCTTTGAAGGGCAGTTTCGAGTTTCTCCACATCCAGGTCACCCTGAAGCCGAACCGCCATAGGCATGTTATAACTTGTCTGTTTCTCACCAATTTGATTGAGAATCAGCAATCGACGCTGGGCAGATGATACAAGATATGCCGTTTTAGGCGCTAACGGTTGAATGGGCTCAAACCGACTCTGAGCTGCTCGCGCTGCATATTGAGCTAAATCATGGAGAATCGGGGTATTGAATATCTGTCGAAGAGGCATCTCGATCTGCAATTGTTTTTGAAGGGCTGACACTAAAGCCATCGCTTTTAATGAATGTCCGCCTAGCTCAAAGAAATGATCATAGATGCTGATCCGTTCTCTCACCAATACATCCTGCCAAACCTGAACCATTTTGGTTTCCCATTCATCACGCGGTGCAGCATAAGCCCTTCCACTTGTCATCCCATCCTTTGGTTCTGGCAAGGCTTTACGATCCACTTTTCCATTAGGCGTAAACGGGAGCTTCTCCAGTGCGATAAATCGTTCGGGAACCATAAAATCCGGAAGTTCTTTTTTTAAACCACTCCGAATCATGTTCACATCCATTGATGTTGTTTCAGTGTCCATGACCACATAAGCTACTAAGTAAAGCTGGCCTTCCTTATCGTTTCTTGCCAATACAACTGCATCTTGTACGCCTGATAGCCGTTGCATGGCGCTCTCGATTTCTCCAATTTCAATACG is a genomic window containing:
- a CDS encoding non-ribosomal peptide synthetase, with product MSKKQGIKTIYPLSPLQEGIVFHTLYDQNPKVYFEQISFAVVGDFDHQLFIEAYKALCDRHDILRTIIAHEKLSKPMQVVLHSLEFDIYEKDISDLCDEECEEFVESYKENDINKGFQMVGIALHRLALFTQQGKFHVVWSHHHSLLDGWSVELLLKEWFQIYWAKVEGGNALLGKPEPFRSYVDWLEKQDKNGAADYWEKFTTGYEEKASLPFRKMSSEREGSHFKRIDFAFNEEVTSQLKDLSRTTGVTLNTVIQTLWGILLQKYSGHEDVIFGTVVSGRPASVIDIEKMVGLFINTIPVRVSAERDASLPEVMRLIQEGSLESEAYNFFPLYEIQALSSLKQDLMDHVLVFENYPNRFNWEGINDDEHGFHIEGVSRFEETNFSFGLIVHPSDRLEFSILYDTLKYESDGIENIPNHMLCLVESMLDSPNGKISEYGIVPQSELKQLENYMGENEWFDRDVTIQELFENQVEKAPDQIALITGDISWTYFELNRKANCIAHHLRHDIGIKPGMLVGIMTDRSSEMIAGILGIWKAGGAYLPLDPDYPEDRLSYIISDSGVEWVLSQTNMKNLLQSLGVNGLYLDEATFQKQEIIFENLSVVNQPDDLAYIIYTSGSTGRPKGVMVEHRGVSNLSEAFKKELQIVQDDRILLFASISFDASVLELAESILQGATLCIPNNETIHDPWEMTQWMTTHQVTIATFPPGFAVYLDVEQMPYLRVLITAGSSSSMNLVEKFKSIRYINAYGPTEYTVCSALWNFNSDEMLDKNVPIGKPIANTEIFIMNRWGQQQPIGVVGELCIAGVGLARGYLNRSDLTAEKFVEHPYKPEERMYKTGDLARWLPNGNLEYFGRVDHQVKIRGFRIEIGEIESAMQRLSGVQDAVVLARNDKEGQLYLVAYVVMDTETTSMDVNMIRSGLKKELPDFMVPERFIALEKLPFTPNGKVDRKALPEPKDGMTSGRAYAAPRDEWETKMVQVWQDVLVRERISIYDHFFELGGHSLKAMALVSALQKQLQIEMPLRQIFNTPILHDLAQYAARAAQSRFEPIQPLAPKTAYLVSSAQRRLLILNQIGEKQTSYNMPMAVRLQGDLDVEKLETALQRMVERHEALRTSFTWVDGEPLQIIHENVPYRLERLGQLEASEKLGSSLRQKLSELIQPFDLQQAPLMRTWLAEQGQSDYVLVMDMHHIISDGVSTALFWDELSRIYRGETLEPLELSYKDYAAWEQAQMDSESMKDQESYWLDQLSGELPILELPLDRPRPLVQSFEGDRITFELEKETTDRLQELAAKSGSTLYMVLMAAFQVWLTRYSGQEDIVVGTTIAGRRHADTEQMLGMFVNTLALRGAPTREKTFTAFLSEVKTTLLQAYENQEYAFDRLVEKLEVRRDASRNPLFDALFSMQNTAIGDWGLSELKLDPLEIEWSISKFDLTLEAWETDVGIVFGLEYASQLFDRTTVQRMGDHWLKLLQEIASEMELTIGAIEMISEPEREELHRFNRTEVPLDIEKTAADWFEEQVAERPKATALIFNETCWTYDELNRLANRVAWHLQATGIGAGRLVGIMADRSVELIAGILGVWKAGGAYVPLDPDYPEERIAYMLMDSGVDVVLTQSHLEERVTQHGVSSVCMEALAEEAEEVVNPMRTNAAGDIAYVIYTSGSTGKPKGVMVEHRGVVNLRQALRNQMNITPSERILQFASISFDVSVAEIVQSLLSGGVLCMPDRETVRDAWKLTQWMAEKQVTIATLPPGFALYVDVQHLPKLRMLITAGSAATESLLEHTKGITYFNAYGPTESTVYATMWQRPAGQTQGSVPIGGPIDNTEIYIIDEAGRMQPIGVVGELCIAGIGLARGYLNRAELTAEKFVTHPNKPGERMYKTGDFARWLPDGTLEYLGRKDDQLKIRGYRIEIGEIEAALDQMDGVREAVVVPRKDQEEQVYLCAYCVPVEEGTTGSQLRSGLLRILPEYMVPSRIVIMSQLPLTSNGKVDKKALPEPEEAKAARTSYVAPRTQMEEDMVEIWQEVLGVSQVSVDDHFFELGGDSIKAIQINARLYKKRLNLETRHLFKHPILEDVVKYVKALERKAAQNVAGSILPTPIQSWFFEQEFDQPEHWNQAIMTCKKSGYNPKYLSDSLSYLVAQHDALRISCQTERNSFELKYEEVIDTSTVFNIFDFRDEVELHERIREEANKLQSSFQLDNPPLFRVGLFQTNAGDYLLLIAHHLIIDGVSWRIILDDLHEIYDQIEAGKSPVSPDKTDSFQAWSHLLKQYVNDPKFEEDSTYWKKMANYEPQRLRTEGQAWSGCWKDSRTVSIRLNYEETQGLMTEAHKAYNTEMNDLLLSALVCTMKTKMGLDRFGVMMEGHGRENLDADINVSRTVGWFTSLFPVFLSHSSGELGELIKETKETIRQIPKHGIGYGMMKYLSSSESSFPFKSDLEPEVCFNYLGEFSSGKGFELSSYDVGTVIGGINKRSFVWDFVAIVEDGEMKINLTFNGGEFLEETMMGILKEYSQQLREVSQYCREKNETEHTPSDYTMKISQSELDELAQEIEFSID